A genomic region of Saccopteryx bilineata isolate mSacBil1 chromosome 1, mSacBil1_pri_phased_curated, whole genome shotgun sequence contains the following coding sequences:
- the LOC136319704 gene encoding olfactory receptor 9Q2-like, translating into MAGTNHTVVTEFLLIVFTEHPEWGLPLFLVFLSFYFVTLLGNVGMTILILKDRRLHTPMYFFLGHLSFVDMCYSSVIVPQLLAVLLDHGTVISQARCAAQFFLFTFFASIDCYLLAIMAYDRYVAVCQPLLYGSIMMQKALWGLVAGAYVAGFASAFVRTVTAFTLSFCGNNEIDFIFCDLPPLLKLTCGESFTQEVVIIAFAIFVMPACIVVISVSYLFIIVAIMQIRSAEGRAKTFSTCASHLTAVSLFFGTLIFMYLRDNSGQSFERDRVVSVLYTVVTPMLNPLIYSLRNKEVKAAVRKALSRLKASGRS; encoded by the coding sequence ATGGCTGGGACGAATCACACCGTGGTGACAGAGTTCCTCCTTATTGTATTCACCGAACACCCTGAATGGGGGCTGCCCCTCTTCCTGGTATTTCTGAGCTTCTATTTTGTAACTCTGCTGGGGAACGTGGGAATGACCATCCTGATCCTCAAAGATCGTCGGCTCCACACccccatgtacttcttcctcgGTCACCTCTCCTTTGTGGACATGTGCTACTCCTCTGTCATCGTCCCTCAGTTGCTGGCTGTGCTGCTGGATCATGGCACAGTCATCTCGCAAGCTCGCTGTGCAGCTCAGTtctttctcttcaccttctttgcgTCCATTGACTGCTACCTCCTGGCAATCATGGCCTATGACCGCTATGTGGCCGTGTGCCAACCCCTGCTTTATGGCAGCATCATGATGCAGAAGGCTCTCTGGGGCTTAGTGGCGGGGGCTTACGTGGCTGGTTTTGCCAGTGCCTTTGTGCGAACGGTCACAGCGTTCACGCTCTCTTTTTGTGGGAACAATGAGATTGACTTTATTTTCTGTGACCTCCCTCCTCTGTTAAAACTCACTTGCGGGGAAAGCTTCACTCAGGAGGTGGTGATTATTGCGTTTGCCATTTTCGTTATGCCTGCTTGTATAGTGGTGATCTCGGTGTCTTACCTGTTTATCATCGTGGCCATCATGCAGATCCGCTCTGCTGAGGGTCGGGCCAAGACCTTCTCTACCTGTGCCTCCCACCTCACCGCCGTGTCACTGTTCTTCGGCACCCTCATCTTCATGTACCTGCGGGATAACTCGGGCCAGTCCTTCGAAAGGGACCGAGTAGTGTCTGTGCTCTACACAGTGGTGACCCCCATGCTGAATCCCCTCATCTACAGCCTGAGGAATAAGGAGGTAAAGGCGGCTGTTAGAAAAGCTCTGAGCAGATTGAAGGCTTCTGGAAGGTCTTAG
- the LOC136320836 gene encoding olfactory receptor 9Q1 — protein sequence MAEKNLTLVTEFLLIAFTDCPERALPLFLLFLLIYLVTLLGNLGMIILIHMDHGLHTPMYFLLSHLSFTDICYSSVTVPQMMAVLLELGAALSYTRCAAQFFLFTFFGSIDCYLLALMAYDRYVAVCQPLLYVTIMTQKARLSFVAGAYAAGLVSALVRTASAFTLSFCGTNEIDFIFCDLPPLLKLTCGDSYTQEVVIVVFAIFVIPACMMAILVSYLFIIVAVMRIPSAGGRTKTFSTCASHLTAVSLFFGTLIFMYLRGNSGRSSDEDRVVAVLYTTVIPMLNPLIYSLRNKEVKEALRKILNRVKLS from the coding sequence ATGGCAGAGAAGAACCTCACATTAGTGACCGAATTCCTCCTTATAGCATTCACTGACTGTCCTGAACGGGcactgcctctctttctcctgtttctATTAATTTATCTCGTCACCTTGTTGGGAAACTTGGGCATGATTATTCTGATCCACATGGATCACGGGCTCCACACCCCCATGTACTTCCTTTTGAGTCACCTCTCTTTCACGGACATCTGCTACTCGTCTGTCACTGTGCCTCAGATGATGGCCGTGTTGCTGGAGCTCGGGGCAGCTTTATCCTACACACGCTGTGCTGCTCAGTtctttctcttcaccttctttggcTCCATTGACTGCTACCTCCTGGCCCTCATGGCTTATGACCGCTATGTGGCTGTGTGCCAACCCCTCCTTTATGTCACCATCATGACACAGAAGGCCCGTTTGAGTTTTGTGGCTGGGGCTTATGCTGCTGGTCTCGTCAGTGCCCTGGTGCGGACAGCCTCAGCTTTCACTCTCTCCTTCTGTGGCACCAATGAGATCGACTTTATTTTCTGTGACCTCCCTCCTCTTTTAAAGCTGACCTGTGGGGACAGCTATACCCAGGAAGTGGTCATTGTTGTGTTTGCCATTTTTGTTATCCCAGCCTGTATGATGGCGATCTTGGTGTCCTACCTGTTTATCATTGTGGCCGTTATGAGGATCCCCTCTGCTGGAGGCAGGACCAAGACCTTCTCTACCTGTGCCTCCCACCTCACCGCTGTGTCGCTTTTCTTTGGCACCCTCATCTTCATGTACCTGCGGGGTAACTCAGGCCGGTCCTCAGATGAGGATCGGGTGGTGGCTGTGCTCTACACCACAGTCATTCCCATGTTGAACCCCCTCATTTACAGCCTGAGGAACAAGGAAGTGAAGGAGGCCCTGAGGAAAATTCTTAACAGAGTCAAGTTGTCCTAA